From Aedes albopictus strain Foshan chromosome 1, AalbF5, whole genome shotgun sequence, one genomic window encodes:
- the LOC109415197 gene encoding UPF0184 protein AAEL002161, which translates to MTPNPKENKLKPGPSEESGGSGDDQQATGSGEEYDDEEIDVSLDDFDSVNSYLDSLNSALDAIEQRNDDLKEQLLSLLQSNREIRQSMQAENAKRTEGGGSGSGPEPEAASEDAMEH; encoded by the exons ATGACTCCCAATCCGAAGGAAAACAAGCTCAAACCGGGCCCTTCGGAGGAGTCCGGTGGCAGTGGAGACGACCAGCAGGCGACAGGGTCCGGAGAGGAATACGATGACGAGGAAATCGATGTTTCCCTGGATG ACTTCGACTCGGTCAATTCGTACCTGGATTCGCTCAATTCGGCCCTGGATGCGATCGAGCAACGCAATGACGATCTCAAGGAGCAGCTGCTGAGCCTGCTGCAGTCCAATCGAGAAATCCGTCAATCCATGCAAGCGGAGAATGCCAAGCGGACTGAAGGAGGCGGTAGCGGTAGCGGCCCAGAACCGGAAGCCGCCTCCGAAGATGCCATGGAACATTGA
- the LOC109415196 gene encoding nucleoside hydrolase — MSPRKVIVDVDVGTDDAWALLLLLKCESKFNFKVEAITCTHGNTDVHNATRNVIRILTAIGRTDVPVYKGAVEPLITPVPDRERHFHGVDGFGDMNFEEPDETLVQPGHAVNELARRLNADPGNISLIFVGPLTNLALCLKLYPEVREKIKDLYVMGGNRHGVGNVTKSAEFNFWADPEAAHIIFNNLTCPITLLPWETCVSEHRELEMTWRMDVVGKTANKAVLMLNEVETKCYGHWQNWMPCDAFVVAVFIKPDIVVHSEHWHVDIELTGTLTRGQAVLDHKKRTKENTRIVDRIDTHYFKHMMMYAADHDVEHHL; from the coding sequence ATGTCGCCCCGCAAAGTGATCGTAGACGTCGATGTTGGCACGGATGATGCCTGGGCTTTGCTTCTTCTTCTAAAGTGTGAAAGCAAGTTCAATTTCAAGGTTGAGGCCATCACCTGCACTCATGGAAACACCGACGTACACAACGCAACCAGAAACGTCATCCGGATCTTGACCGCCATTGGCCGTACGGATGTACCGGTGTACAAGGGAGCCGTAGAACCGTTGATCACGCCCGTTCCGGACCGTGAACGGCATTTCCACGGAGTGGACGGATTCGGAGATATGAACTTTGAAGAACCGGATGAGACGCTGGTGCAGCCAGGACACGCCGTGAATGAACTGGCCCGCAGGTTGAACGCAGATCCCGGTAACATTTCGCTGATTTTTGTGGGACCGCTGACAAATCTGGCGTTATGCTTGAAGTTGTACCCGGAAGTGCGCGAGAAGATCAAGGACCTGTACGTGATGGGCGGCAACCGCCATGGAGTAGGCAACGTGACGAAGAGCGCCGAATTCAACTTTTGGGCCGATCCAGAAGCCGCGCACATCATCTTCAACAATCTGACCTGTCCGATCACGCTTCTTCCATGGGAAACTTGCGTGTCCGAGCATCGGGAGTTGGAAATGACCTGGCGAATGGACGTTGTAGGCAAGACGGCCAACAAGGCTGTGCTGATGCTGAACGAGGTGGAAACCAAATGCTACGGACATTGGCAGAACTGGATGCCCTGTGATGCGTTTGTAGTGGCCGTTTTCATCAAGCCGGACATTGTGGTCCACTCGGAACATTGGCACGTGGACATTGAGCTGACGGGAACACTGACAAGAGGCCAAGCGGTACTGGATCACAAAAAGCGAACCAAGGAGAATACAAGAATCGTTGACAGGATCGACACGCACTACTTCAAGCACATGATGATGTATGCTGCTGATCACGATGTTGAACATCATTTATAA